The Oryza brachyantha chromosome 7, ObraRS2, whole genome shotgun sequence genomic interval CGTAGTACTAAGATACTGTCTCAAAAGCTAATGCTGAGAAAATTCATAACCTCTTGGACTATCTATGGAATTTTTATCATCGGAATTACTTCTGGCTATGTGTTCTCCCGCAAAAGTTAGTAGCGATAGCTAAACACAGAAATGTTAAGTGGTAGCATTTACTGCTTTGTGGAGAAAGCTTATTGATGGAATGTGCACTGGCATCTTTACTACAAATTATTACTTTAatgttattaattaatatggatTTTTGGTTCAATTTATTCTGGAAAAGGTACATATGAACTTGGAATATATGTTCCAATATGATACGTTCAGCTAAGATCATGTTTATGCAGATGGCAGAATTAAGCAAAAATATCAGGGAGTTGAAGTCTATTCTTTATGGCAATGGTGAATCAGAACCTGTGACTGAGGCTTGCGTGCAATTGACCCAAGAATTCTTCAGAGAGAACACTTTAAGGCTGCTAATTATCTGTCTTCCAAAGTTGAATTTAGAGGTAAGtaacttgattttgtttttggtgGATTCTGATTATACAAATACTGTTATGAGTACCGTTTAGATGGTTAATTTATTTCATGGATATATCTTGCAGACCAGGAAAGATGCAACTCAAGTTGTTGCAAACTTGCAAAGACAGCAAGTTTCCTCGAAAATAGTTGCATCTGAGTACCTAGAAGCAAATAAAGATCTTTTGGACACCTTAATTTCTGGGTGAGTCTAATATGCAAGAGCATTCAATTACAAGCAAGTTCATTTCCTTTTAAAAAGTAGTTGATCATATTcttttgatatgatgtttgttTAGCTGCTCTGGCTATTTCTGTTTGTTAGTGGTTTGGTGACGCTTGGGCGCTTTGGTTGGCCTCTATCTACCAGATTGGCCATGTGTTCCATACTTAGTGTACTAGGTTTAATCCTAAGTAGCTCAAGTAAAAGTAGTTGTCCGTATGTATATTTCATCTTTAAATTATGAAACTGGATGCAAGCATGTTTCTACATCCTTCATTCATTAGTTGTGGTATATTATAGACTATATACAAACCATGCCCCTTGGTTCCTTTGTGGTTGATATAGTACATAATTGAGTTATTGCATGATAAGTGACAGTTATATTCCAGTAATACTACAGGGATACCTATTATGGTGCCTTGTTTAAGTTAAAATTGCTTTAGATCATGAAATAGCAACATTGCCCAGTTCTTATTTTATGCCATCTCCAGtgagataaaaaaaccaaaccatgAAGGGAATGGTTCACACAGTGTCCACTGGGGGACTCCAACAATGTTGGTTCAAGAAAATGCAAACCTAAGTGTTGGTTCGAACAAAGCCAAATACAGAACATGGTAATGAGACCCACTTCTCTGATCTTGATTCAACTATTCAAGTGAAGGAGTCAACCCCGCCAGCACCGTTTGTTACCTGCCGGTGATCGCTAGAGCACTACCTCACAAATACAATATACCAACCAagtcccccctcccctccctcttcAGGATGGAGGTAGCACTAAGTGCTAAGGGTGCCCTTATGGAGTAGATTACTAGAcagtttcatatatttatacaatttgGCAATAACTGTGTAAGGCAAGTGGCTTCATCTCATTATGGTATGTCATGGGCGGGCAGAAAATGTGGTTAATATGTacctttttttatcttatgcTAGCTGCATGATTATTGCAGTTTGAGTATTTCTTGCATACTGTTATTCCTTCAGATTAGCTTTGCTTAATTTGCTTGTTATTTTCACTACTTTCCAGGTATGAGAATATGGACATTGCTTTGCATTATGGCTCTATGCTGAGGGAATGCATTCGCCACCAAAGTATTGCAAGGTGACATTACAGAACATAAAATTCGGatcattattatttaaataaatttctgtTATAGtcagttataaatataggcATCTGTCATCAGAAAAATCATGttacagtaaaaaaactatCATGCCTATCGAACGGATATGCAATCCCTAAGTTTGTATTAGAGTGTTGtatcattaaaattttattttgtcaaaaaCCTGTACATaaccattttatatttgtaaggCTATTTTTGCACTGAAATTTCATATACTAGATCCAAAACTTGACTTAAGATTATTTTCTTCACTTGATATATGCCTTTGTATACCCATTTGAGTGCAGGACATAATCAATAGGGGTCTGTGTCATGTGAATGGTTCTTGTGTTGTTGTAAATACCATAGGGCCATAGCACGATATGATTGATCTGTCATATGTTTGTACTATGATTTGATTGATATGGCAAGTTCTTTTCCATGGGGCCTTACTGTCAAGTTTTTGAGCTCTGTTCCTGTTTTAAATATTGTTAATAGGAAAGTAAAGGTAATATCATTATATGATGTAAGCCCAATCAAGGATTCTGTTTTACATCAAGCCATGGAAATGCTGTAGAAATCACACATTCCTGTAGGAATGgtgcttatttattttagtgttTTCCCAATCACAGGTATGTTTTAGAGTCTGACCACATGAAGAAGTTCTTTGACTATATACAACTTCCAAATTTTGACATAGCATCAGATGCTTCTGCGACCTTTAAGGTGATTTGCTGAAGCATGCCTTGCATAAAGTTTGTTGGTTCGCTGTatcactatatttttctttccgaAAGTTATGTTGTTGATAAAGAAATATGGCAATTCTTTACTTTCTTCCTTTAAACCATGATTTAGGCCATAATATAAGCACAACTTGTTGTTGTGAGGAAATTACTTGATGCCTTGGATTTTTAGTGAAATCTAAGAGCACACATGCTTGCATGGCCGATATTTCTCATCCCATTTCTTGTTCCTTTTTATACCTTCTCTTGTGTGATTATATTGATTTACTCTAAACAGGAACTTCTGACAAGGCATAAGGCAACAGTGGCAGAATTTCTATCGAACAATTATGACTGGGTGAGTATTTTTATGGCACCATGGTTGTTAGTCTATGTCATCTACAAATGATGTATCCTGCTTTGTGCTAGCATTTTAATACCTACCTTGGGTTGCTAGTTAAGTAGTCACATATCACTAAATATCCTGGTTTAAATAATGCTACTTAGAATTCAGTTACTGTATGTTTAATTGGCAACATCTTTTTTTGCTGTTGTAGTCTCATGTCTCTatcatctttctttcttccacaGTTCTTTTCAGAATTCAACTCAAGGTTGCTATCATCAACCAACTACATAACAAAAAGGCAAGCTATCAAGGTATTACTGTTCTGTTACATGTGGGTTTATCTGCGATATGTTTGTATGGAGTGTTTATTATGTTTTCTGTGAAATGTATGGATCTAAGCAAATTAgatgcatatttttattttggaacacaAAACCTAAGCTGCATAGCTTATCATACTTTGACTTTCCACTAGTGTGCCACTAGAAATTTAGGCCAAACAATTATCTGAATATTGGCGTTTTCCTGTGTCTTTTTGTTCTGACTGGAGAAAATAACTATTAACTGCTGTTTGACAACTAAAACAATTTCACTTTTATTGTCCAAGGCCAAGGGTATTTATCTTGTAgtactgttttattttttatgttagtTTCTTGGGTATTGTTATGGTCTTTGAGATGATATTGGGAGTTATCACATTTGCTAgtagaaaattttgtaccTCTAGGTACTATATACCACAAggcattaatttttttagtataaaatttagtacctacTGGTACTTCTCAAGaatagtaaaaattttctagtttCTCATGATCTTGTAATCTTGTACTCTATttatttcacaatgtaagactttctaaccttacttagattcatatggatactaatgaatctaaacatatatacaaattataaacattcatcaattgatgaatctaggcaaggctagaaagtcttacaatatgaaacggagttaGTACCATACACTTTTTATTGGCTAATTTTCTCAAgttaatatttactttttccTCTTCAGTTGTTGGGAGACATGCTGCTTGATAGATCAAATTCTGCTGTCATGATGCGCTATGTTAGTTCAAAAGATAATCTTATGATTCTCATGAATCTCTTAAGAGTAAGTTTACTCCACTTGACCACATAATTTCGCAATGCAATTTGTAATATTATCCATGCTTATATAAGGATGTTGtagtttatgcttatacttgcATGACTCAATATACCTGCAAACACTAGAAAATATCACTGTTCCCATTTCTTGTCTTATCCTAGTATTCAGCAGCTTATGATGATACATGAAAAATTCCTTGGACCATAGTTTTTGGATACTTGTTAAGATGAAGGCCAGCTGAACATGTTACATTTATCACTGTCACACATGTTGAAAAACTGTGGTAAAGGGATGTTAATTGCTGTCGCGATCACATAGATTTTTAGTGATATTCCAAGCAATACATTGAATCggaacatttttttcactgtGGAAGAGTAAGTTAAAAAAAGGAATGTATTGCAACCAGGTTGATTTGTTCTTGTTTCTGGAGCTACCAACTCATGTTTCCTTCCAAGTTCAATGATTTGTAGGGTTTGAAACCAAAATCTGCATTGAACTCAATCTTGAGCCTTTATCTTACATGAAGCTGCCCAAATTACCAGTCTATGGACTTTACTTTTTACAGAGAAAAAGCCAGTGCTGATCCTCTACTTTGAATCATGCTACCAAGATTATTCAAAAAGCATTTCAGATTACCATTGTTTTTCTTCCTAACAAATTATCATAGATTGAGCTGACTCTTTCTTGTATGACCTCGGCCAATATTATTGCATCTTGCCAATTTATGAGTACTTCGCTTAAATTTTCAGGATTCAAgcaaaaatattcaaattgaAGCATTTCATGTGTTCAAGGTGATTATTAATACTTACAGACTTGTCCCCAGTAAAGCATGTATTGTTTATTTGAACCCTGGTATGATATTGCGTTGCTGCATATTGCAGTTATTTGCGGCAAATAAAAACAAGCCACCTGAGGTTGTAAACATACTAGTTACAAACCGAAGCAAGCTTCTTCGATTTTTTGCCGGATTCAAGATTGACAAAGGTGCTTTCCTGCCTACTTTAAAACCTTTTGTGTTAATTTTTACATTTGTCTTCTTTCCTCAAGACTCAATGTactaaaaagtatttttttagctcTTGAGCCCTTAAATagaataaaactaattttgcCGATTCAGCTTTCCCACTGTGGCTGTTCACCATTAGGATTTAATATGCCTCTTACCTTAATTGCACATGAACCAAGGGCATtcctaacccataacactagatatagttTTCATAAACTCCCCATCATCaataaactagtactagacactactcttccaatgcaaacatcactattccatactttaatttaatgctacttatctcacatgatatcttggatgttgt includes:
- the LOC102719311 gene encoding putative MO25-like protein At5g47540; amino-acid sequence: MKGLFKSKPRTPADVVRQTRELLVFLDLHSGSRGGDAKREEKMAELSKNIRELKSILYGNGESEPVTEACVQLTQEFFRENTLRLLIICLPKLNLETRKDATQVVANLQRQQVSSKIVASEYLEANKDLLDTLISGYENMDIALHYGSMLRECIRHQSIARYVLESDHMKKFFDYIQLPNFDIASDASATFKELLTRHKATVAEFLSNNYDWFFSEFNSRLLSSTNYITKRQAIKLLGDMLLDRSNSAVMMRYVSSKDNLMILMNLLRDSSKNIQIEAFHVFKLFAANKNKPPEVVNILVTNRSKLLRFFAGFKIDKEDEQFEADKEQVIMEISAL